A DNA window from Vicia villosa cultivar HV-30 ecotype Madison, WI unplaced genomic scaffold, Vvil1.0 ctg.000759F_1_1, whole genome shotgun sequence contains the following coding sequences:
- the LOC131631048 gene encoding probable pre-mRNA-splicing factor ATP-dependent RNA helicase DEAH5 isoform X1, translating to MDAVEKLERFSLVSKVCTELESHIGTGDKILAKFIIDLGHSSESVEDFGSKLKKKGAEMPDYFVRSLLTVIHAILPPKPNQEKEKKNPTKEYASSKTKFKALAISDDRDRAKELWNEIEAEAGQKQKQMEPDRYEKGARRERDDRRGDDRERGRYRDDRRGRDDRMGNDRERGRGRDVRRGKDDRRGNDRDRDRYQNKRGNDRDKYERRRRDDYEDGREENIDEKGCKERNLRRDGSGEPELYRVYKGRISRVMDTGCFVQLDDLRGKEGLVHVSQMATRKIINTKEVVKRDQQVYVKVISVSGSKLSLSMRDVDQRTGKDLLPLKKSSEEEAFRINPQDSRDGPVTRTGLSGIRIVEEDDIGSTRRPLKRMSSPEIWEAKQLIASGVLSVSEYPTYDDEGDGVMYQEEGAEEELEIEMNDDEPAFLQGQSRYSMDMSPVKIFKNPEGSLGRAAALQSALIKERREVREQQQRTMLDSIPKDLNRPWEDPMPESGERHLAQELRGVGLSAYDMPEWKKDAYGKAITFGQRSKLSIQEQRQSLPIYKLKKELIQAVLDNQTLVVIGETGSGKTTQVTQYLAEAGYTTRGKIGCTQPRRVAATSVAKRVAEEFGCRLGEEVGYAIRFEDCTGPDTVIKYMTDGMLLREILVDENLSQYSVIMLDEAHERTIHTDVLFGLLKQLVKRRPELRLIVTSATLDAEKFSGYFFNCNIFTIPGRTFPVEILYTKQPESDYLDASLITVLQIHLTEPEGDILLFLTGQEEIDFACQSLYERMKGLGREVPELIILPVYSALPSEMQSRIFDPAPPGKRKVVVATNIAEASLTIDGIFYVIDPGFAKQNVYNPKQGLDSLVITPISQASAKQRAGRAGRTGPGKCYRLYTESAYRNEMSPTSVPEIQRINLGMTTLSMKAMGINDLLSFDFMDPPSPQALISAMEQLYSLGALDEEGLLTKLGRKMAEFPLDPPLSKMLLASVDLGCSDEILTIIAMIQTGNIFYRPREKQAQADQKRARFFQPEGDHLTLLAVYESWKNKNFSGPWCFENFVQSRSLRRAQDVRKQLLTIMDKYKLDVVSAGKNFTKIRKAITAGFFFHAARKDPQEGYRTLVENQPVYIHPSSALFQRQPDWVIYHELVMTTKEYMREVTVIDPKWLVELAPRFFKVADPTKMSKRKRQERIEPLYDRYHEPNSWRLSKRRA from the exons ATGGATGCCGTGGAGAAATTGGAGCGCTTTTCACTGGTTTCCAAGGTATGTACCGAGTTGGAATCTCATATCGGAACCGGCGATAAGATTCTCGCCAAATTTATTATCGATTTGGGTCACTCGTCGGAGTCTGTTGAAGATTTCGGTtccaaattgaagaaaaaaggggCTGAGATGCCGGATTATTTCGTTCGATCTCTTCTTACTGTTATTCATGCTATTCTTCCTCCTAAACCTAACcaggagaaggagaagaagaatccGACGAAGGAGTACGCTTCCTCAAAGACTAAGTTTAAGGCATTGGCGATTTCAGATGATAGGGATCGGGCTAAGGAGCTTTGGAATGAGATTGAAGCTGAGGCTGGACAGAAACAGAAGCAGATGGAACCAGACAGGTATGAAAAAGGTGCTAGGCGTGAAAGAGATGATAGAAGGGGGGATGATAGAGAAAGAGGAAGATACAGAGATGATAGGCGCGGAAGAGATGATAGAATGGGGAATGATAGAGAAAGAGGAAGAGGCAGAGATGTTAGGCGCGGAAAAGATGATAGAAGGGGGAATGATAGAGACCGAGATAGGTACCAAAATAAAAGGGGGAATGATAGGGATAAATATGAGAGGCGGAGGAGAGATGACTATGAAGATGGAAGGGAAGAGAATATTGATGAGAAAGGTTGTAAAGAAAGAAATTTGAGGCGTGATGGATCCGGTGAACCTGAGTTGTATAGGGTTTATAAAGGAAGAATTTCTCGGGTGATGGATACTGGGTGTTTTGTGCAGTTGGATGATTTAAGAGGGAAGGAGGGTTTGGTTCATGTTTCTCAGATGGCTACTAGGAAGATTATTAATACTAAGGAAGTTGTTAAAAGGGATCAACAGGTTTATGTGAAGGTGATTTCAGTTTCTGGTTCTAAGTTGAGTCTTTCTATGAGGGATGTTGATCAGCGTACCGGGAAGGATCTTCTTCCATTGAAGAAGAGCTCGGAGGAGGAGGCTTTTAGGATAAATCCACAAGATTCGAGAGATGGGCCGGTGACTAGGACAGGGCTTTCTGGGATCAGGATTGTGGAGGAGGATGATATTGGTTCTACGCGCAGGCCGCTAAAGAGAATGAGCTCTCCTGAGATATGGGAAGCAAAACAGTTGATTGCTTCAGGGGTTTTGAGTGTTTCGGAGTATCCGACTTATGATGACGAGGGAGATGGAGTGATGTACCAAGAGGAAGGCGCCGAGGAAGAGCTTGAGATTGAGATGAATGACGATGAACCCGCCTTCTTGCAAGGGCAGAGCAGGTACTCAATGGATATGTCTCCTGTCAAGATCTTTAAGAATCCAGAAGGTTCTCTGGGTCGTGCTGCTGCGCTCCAATCTGCGCTTATAAAGGAGCGTAGGGAAGTAAGAGAACAGCAGCAGCGTACCATGCTAGATTCAATTCCAAAGGATCTCAATCGTCCTTGGGAGGACCCTATGCCAGAGTCCGGTGAAAGACATCTTGCCCAAGAGTTGAGGGGTGTCGGCCTATCGGCCTATGATATGCCAGAATGGAAGAAAGATGCCTATGGGAAAGCCATTACTTTTGGGCAAAGGTCAAAGCTTTCTATTCAGGAACAGAGGCAGAGTTTGCCAATTTACAAGTTGAAAAAAGAATTGATTCAGGCCGTCTTAGATAATCAGACCTTGGTTGTGATTGGTGAAACTGGTTCAGGTAAGACTACACAGGTCACACAGTATCTTGCTGAAGCAGGTTACACCACCAGAGGTAAAATTGGATGTACTCAACCCCGTAGAGTGGCTGCAACGTCCGTTGCAAAGAGAGTTGCAGAAGAGTTTGGGTGTAGATTAGGAGAGGAAGTTGGTTATGCCATTCGATTTGAGGATTGCACTGGACCTGATACTGTAATCAAGTACATGACTGATGGTATGCTTCTTAGGGAAATTTTGGTTGATGAGAATCTGTCACAGTATTCTGTTATCATGCTTGATGAAGCCCATGAGAGAACTATTCATACTGATGTTCTTTTTGGACTGCTCAAGCAGCTGGTGAAGCGGAGACCTGAGCTGCGATTGATTGTTACATCTGCTACTCTTGATGCTGAAAAATTTTCAGGATATTTCTTTAACTGTAACATCTTCACAATTCCTGGGAGAACTTTTCCCGTGGAGATACTTTATACCAAACAGCCAGAAAGCGATTACTTGGATGCGTCTTTGATCACTGTTCTACAGATCCACTTGACAGAACCTGAAGGAGACATTCTTCTCTTCTTAACTGGTCAGGAGGAGATTGATTTTGCTTGTCAGTCTCTCTACGAGAGAATGAAAGGATTAGGTAGGGAAGTTCCAGAGCTGATCATTTTACCTGTTTACAGTGCACTTCCTAGTGAAATGCAATCTAGAATATTCGATCCCGCTCCTCCTGGGAAAAGGAAAGTGGTTGTTGCTACTAACATTGCTGAAGCTTCTTTGACTATTGACGGGATATTTTATGTTATTGATCCTGGTTTCGCTAAGCAAAATGTTTATAACCCGAAACAAGGTCTTGATTCCTTGGTGATAACTCCAATATCACAAGCCTCAGCCAAACAAAGAGCTGGACGAGCAGGGCGTACTGGACCTGGAAAGTGCTATCGCCTCTATACTGAGAGTGCATATAGGAATGAGATGTCACCTACTTCTGTTCCAGAGATTCAAAGGATAAATCTGGGCATGACTACTCTTAGCATGAAAGCCATGGGCATAAATGATCTTCTGTCATTTGATTTTATGGACCCACCATCACCCCAAGCACTTATTTCTGCCATGGAGCAGCTTTACAGTCTTGGAGCATTGGATGAAGAGGGCCTGCTAACCAAATTGGGGAGGAAAATGGCTGAATTTCCTCTAGACCCACCACTGTCCAAGATGCTACTTGCCAGTGTTGACCTTGGATGCAGTGATGAGATATTGACCATAATTGCCATGATCCAAACCGGCAATATATTTTACAGGCCCAGGGAGAAACAGGCCCAAGCAGATCAGAAAAGGGCAAGATTTTTCCAGCCAGAGGGTGACCATCTTACATTACTTGCTGTTTATGAGTCCTggaaaaataaaaacttttctgGCCCCTGGTGTTTTGAGAATTTTGTTCAATCTCGATCTTTGAGAAGAGCCCAGGATGTAAGGAAACAACTTCTCACCATCATGGATAA GTACAAATTGGATGTTGTGAGTGCTGGAAAAAACTTCACGAAGATTCGGAAGGCTATTACTGCTGGGTTCTTTTTTCATGCAGCTAGAAAGGACCCCCAAGAAGGTTATAGAACACTAGTTGAGAATCAGCCTGTATATATCCATCCAAGTTCAGCTCTGTTCCAGAGGCAGCCAGACTGGGTCATATACCATGAGCTTGTAATGACAACGAAGGAATATATGCGTGAGGTCACAGTCATAGACCCCAAGTGGCTTGTTGAATTGGCTCCAAGATTCTTTAAAGTGGCAGATCCTACAAAGATGAGCAAACGAAAGCGTCAAGAGCGTATTGAACCACTTTATGATAGATACCACGAGCCTAATTCATGGCGTTTGAGTAAACGCCGTGCATGA
- the LOC131631048 gene encoding probable pre-mRNA-splicing factor ATP-dependent RNA helicase DEAH5 isoform X2 yields MDAVEKLERFSLVSKEKEKKNPTKEYASSKTKFKALAISDDRDRAKELWNEIEAEAGQKQKQMEPDRYEKGARRERDDRRGDDRERGRYRDDRRGRDDRMGNDRERGRGRDVRRGKDDRRGNDRDRDRYQNKRGNDRDKYERRRRDDYEDGREENIDEKGCKERNLRRDGSGEPELYRVYKGRISRVMDTGCFVQLDDLRGKEGLVHVSQMATRKIINTKEVVKRDQQVYVKVISVSGSKLSLSMRDVDQRTGKDLLPLKKSSEEEAFRINPQDSRDGPVTRTGLSGIRIVEEDDIGSTRRPLKRMSSPEIWEAKQLIASGVLSVSEYPTYDDEGDGVMYQEEGAEEELEIEMNDDEPAFLQGQSRYSMDMSPVKIFKNPEGSLGRAAALQSALIKERREVREQQQRTMLDSIPKDLNRPWEDPMPESGERHLAQELRGVGLSAYDMPEWKKDAYGKAITFGQRSKLSIQEQRQSLPIYKLKKELIQAVLDNQTLVVIGETGSGKTTQVTQYLAEAGYTTRGKIGCTQPRRVAATSVAKRVAEEFGCRLGEEVGYAIRFEDCTGPDTVIKYMTDGMLLREILVDENLSQYSVIMLDEAHERTIHTDVLFGLLKQLVKRRPELRLIVTSATLDAEKFSGYFFNCNIFTIPGRTFPVEILYTKQPESDYLDASLITVLQIHLTEPEGDILLFLTGQEEIDFACQSLYERMKGLGREVPELIILPVYSALPSEMQSRIFDPAPPGKRKVVVATNIAEASLTIDGIFYVIDPGFAKQNVYNPKQGLDSLVITPISQASAKQRAGRAGRTGPGKCYRLYTESAYRNEMSPTSVPEIQRINLGMTTLSMKAMGINDLLSFDFMDPPSPQALISAMEQLYSLGALDEEGLLTKLGRKMAEFPLDPPLSKMLLASVDLGCSDEILTIIAMIQTGNIFYRPREKQAQADQKRARFFQPEGDHLTLLAVYESWKNKNFSGPWCFENFVQSRSLRRAQDVRKQLLTIMDKYKLDVVSAGKNFTKIRKAITAGFFFHAARKDPQEGYRTLVENQPVYIHPSSALFQRQPDWVIYHELVMTTKEYMREVTVIDPKWLVELAPRFFKVADPTKMSKRKRQERIEPLYDRYHEPNSWRLSKRRA; encoded by the exons ATGGATGCCGTGGAGAAATTGGAGCGCTTTTCACTGGTTTCCAAG gagaaggagaagaagaatccGACGAAGGAGTACGCTTCCTCAAAGACTAAGTTTAAGGCATTGGCGATTTCAGATGATAGGGATCGGGCTAAGGAGCTTTGGAATGAGATTGAAGCTGAGGCTGGACAGAAACAGAAGCAGATGGAACCAGACAGGTATGAAAAAGGTGCTAGGCGTGAAAGAGATGATAGAAGGGGGGATGATAGAGAAAGAGGAAGATACAGAGATGATAGGCGCGGAAGAGATGATAGAATGGGGAATGATAGAGAAAGAGGAAGAGGCAGAGATGTTAGGCGCGGAAAAGATGATAGAAGGGGGAATGATAGAGACCGAGATAGGTACCAAAATAAAAGGGGGAATGATAGGGATAAATATGAGAGGCGGAGGAGAGATGACTATGAAGATGGAAGGGAAGAGAATATTGATGAGAAAGGTTGTAAAGAAAGAAATTTGAGGCGTGATGGATCCGGTGAACCTGAGTTGTATAGGGTTTATAAAGGAAGAATTTCTCGGGTGATGGATACTGGGTGTTTTGTGCAGTTGGATGATTTAAGAGGGAAGGAGGGTTTGGTTCATGTTTCTCAGATGGCTACTAGGAAGATTATTAATACTAAGGAAGTTGTTAAAAGGGATCAACAGGTTTATGTGAAGGTGATTTCAGTTTCTGGTTCTAAGTTGAGTCTTTCTATGAGGGATGTTGATCAGCGTACCGGGAAGGATCTTCTTCCATTGAAGAAGAGCTCGGAGGAGGAGGCTTTTAGGATAAATCCACAAGATTCGAGAGATGGGCCGGTGACTAGGACAGGGCTTTCTGGGATCAGGATTGTGGAGGAGGATGATATTGGTTCTACGCGCAGGCCGCTAAAGAGAATGAGCTCTCCTGAGATATGGGAAGCAAAACAGTTGATTGCTTCAGGGGTTTTGAGTGTTTCGGAGTATCCGACTTATGATGACGAGGGAGATGGAGTGATGTACCAAGAGGAAGGCGCCGAGGAAGAGCTTGAGATTGAGATGAATGACGATGAACCCGCCTTCTTGCAAGGGCAGAGCAGGTACTCAATGGATATGTCTCCTGTCAAGATCTTTAAGAATCCAGAAGGTTCTCTGGGTCGTGCTGCTGCGCTCCAATCTGCGCTTATAAAGGAGCGTAGGGAAGTAAGAGAACAGCAGCAGCGTACCATGCTAGATTCAATTCCAAAGGATCTCAATCGTCCTTGGGAGGACCCTATGCCAGAGTCCGGTGAAAGACATCTTGCCCAAGAGTTGAGGGGTGTCGGCCTATCGGCCTATGATATGCCAGAATGGAAGAAAGATGCCTATGGGAAAGCCATTACTTTTGGGCAAAGGTCAAAGCTTTCTATTCAGGAACAGAGGCAGAGTTTGCCAATTTACAAGTTGAAAAAAGAATTGATTCAGGCCGTCTTAGATAATCAGACCTTGGTTGTGATTGGTGAAACTGGTTCAGGTAAGACTACACAGGTCACACAGTATCTTGCTGAAGCAGGTTACACCACCAGAGGTAAAATTGGATGTACTCAACCCCGTAGAGTGGCTGCAACGTCCGTTGCAAAGAGAGTTGCAGAAGAGTTTGGGTGTAGATTAGGAGAGGAAGTTGGTTATGCCATTCGATTTGAGGATTGCACTGGACCTGATACTGTAATCAAGTACATGACTGATGGTATGCTTCTTAGGGAAATTTTGGTTGATGAGAATCTGTCACAGTATTCTGTTATCATGCTTGATGAAGCCCATGAGAGAACTATTCATACTGATGTTCTTTTTGGACTGCTCAAGCAGCTGGTGAAGCGGAGACCTGAGCTGCGATTGATTGTTACATCTGCTACTCTTGATGCTGAAAAATTTTCAGGATATTTCTTTAACTGTAACATCTTCACAATTCCTGGGAGAACTTTTCCCGTGGAGATACTTTATACCAAACAGCCAGAAAGCGATTACTTGGATGCGTCTTTGATCACTGTTCTACAGATCCACTTGACAGAACCTGAAGGAGACATTCTTCTCTTCTTAACTGGTCAGGAGGAGATTGATTTTGCTTGTCAGTCTCTCTACGAGAGAATGAAAGGATTAGGTAGGGAAGTTCCAGAGCTGATCATTTTACCTGTTTACAGTGCACTTCCTAGTGAAATGCAATCTAGAATATTCGATCCCGCTCCTCCTGGGAAAAGGAAAGTGGTTGTTGCTACTAACATTGCTGAAGCTTCTTTGACTATTGACGGGATATTTTATGTTATTGATCCTGGTTTCGCTAAGCAAAATGTTTATAACCCGAAACAAGGTCTTGATTCCTTGGTGATAACTCCAATATCACAAGCCTCAGCCAAACAAAGAGCTGGACGAGCAGGGCGTACTGGACCTGGAAAGTGCTATCGCCTCTATACTGAGAGTGCATATAGGAATGAGATGTCACCTACTTCTGTTCCAGAGATTCAAAGGATAAATCTGGGCATGACTACTCTTAGCATGAAAGCCATGGGCATAAATGATCTTCTGTCATTTGATTTTATGGACCCACCATCACCCCAAGCACTTATTTCTGCCATGGAGCAGCTTTACAGTCTTGGAGCATTGGATGAAGAGGGCCTGCTAACCAAATTGGGGAGGAAAATGGCTGAATTTCCTCTAGACCCACCACTGTCCAAGATGCTACTTGCCAGTGTTGACCTTGGATGCAGTGATGAGATATTGACCATAATTGCCATGATCCAAACCGGCAATATATTTTACAGGCCCAGGGAGAAACAGGCCCAAGCAGATCAGAAAAGGGCAAGATTTTTCCAGCCAGAGGGTGACCATCTTACATTACTTGCTGTTTATGAGTCCTggaaaaataaaaacttttctgGCCCCTGGTGTTTTGAGAATTTTGTTCAATCTCGATCTTTGAGAAGAGCCCAGGATGTAAGGAAACAACTTCTCACCATCATGGATAA GTACAAATTGGATGTTGTGAGTGCTGGAAAAAACTTCACGAAGATTCGGAAGGCTATTACTGCTGGGTTCTTTTTTCATGCAGCTAGAAAGGACCCCCAAGAAGGTTATAGAACACTAGTTGAGAATCAGCCTGTATATATCCATCCAAGTTCAGCTCTGTTCCAGAGGCAGCCAGACTGGGTCATATACCATGAGCTTGTAATGACAACGAAGGAATATATGCGTGAGGTCACAGTCATAGACCCCAAGTGGCTTGTTGAATTGGCTCCAAGATTCTTTAAAGTGGCAGATCCTACAAAGATGAGCAAACGAAAGCGTCAAGAGCGTATTGAACCACTTTATGATAGATACCACGAGCCTAATTCATGGCGTTTGAGTAAACGCCGTGCATGA
- the LOC131631049 gene encoding zinc finger protein CONSTANS-LIKE 6-like, whose product MITDMKSGGADAGALGAKTARACDSCMRRRARWFCAADDAFLCHGCDNLVHSANQLASRHERVRLQTASGKVATTTATAKAWHSGFTRKARTPRHNKNSSIQLQQQRLKEKVLFNTSFLPLVPELGGEEEEEERERELLVDINEIAGEEEEEEQLLCRVPVFDVGPFDLENCNVKNDAADFEDMCDLDSFCEFDVDLAEFAANVESLLGVGSTSEIHENSSEQVFDYKQENEMDPSKNEVLKVKDEELDDLESVFDMTSDEVFHWNIDHDESMGHQEKEFMPLSINSSVGVSESVITKEETKRERFLRLNYEDVISAWTRQGSPSPWTTGNPPKFNSDDDSWQNFLGPSGVEGEIRTLRGNLIGSNGDGGREARVSRYREKRRTRLFAKKIRYEVRKLNAEKRPRMKGRFVKRTTCFAGGATSFPTNYH is encoded by the exons ATGATAACCGATATGAAAAGTGGTGGTGCAGATGCAGGTGCCTTGGGAGCCAAGACAGCGAGAGCTTGTGATAGCTGTATGAGAAGAAGGGCACGTTGGTTCTGTGCTGCTGATGATGCTTTTCTTTGTCATGGTTGTGACAATTTGGTTCATTCGGCGAATCAGTTAGCGAGTAGACACGAAAGGGTTCGTCTTCAAACCGCGTCTGGTAAGGTAGCAACGACGACAGCAACTGCGAAAGCATGGCATAGTGGATTCACTAGAAAGGCGAGGACGCCGCGTCATAATAAGAATTCGTCGATTCAACTACAGCAACAGCGGCTTAAGGAGAAGGTTCTTTTTAATACTAGTTTTCTTCCGCTCGTTCCTGAGCTCGgaggggaagaagaagaagaagaacgggAGCGGGAGTTACTAGTTGATATTAATGAGATTGcgggggaggaggaggaggaggagcagttGCTGTGTCGCGTCCCGGTTTTTGATGTAGGCCCTTTTGATTTAGAGAATTGTAATGTGAAAAATGATGCTGCTGATTTCGAGGACATGTGTGATTTGGATAGTTTCTGTGAGTTTGATGTTGATCTTGCTGAGTTTGCAGCAAATGTTGAGAGTTTACTTGGTGTTGGGAGTACTAGTGAGATTCATGAGAATTCGTCGGAACAAGTGTTTGATTATAAACAAGAGAATGAAATGGATCCATCAAAAAATGAAGTATTGAAGGTTAAAGATGAAGAACTTGATGACTTGGAATCGGTTTTTGATATGACAAGTGATGAAGTTTTTCATTGGAATATTGATCATGATGAATCAATGGGACACCAAGAGAAAGAGTTTATGCCTTTGAGTATTAATAGTAGTGTTGGTGTTAGTGAGAGTGTTATTACTAAAGAGGAAACTAAAAGAGAGAGATTTTTGAGACTAAACTATGAAGATGTTATTAGTGCTTGGACTAGGCAAGGCTCTCCTTCTCCATGGACTACCGGAAACCCTCCTAAGTTCAACTCCGATGATGATTCATGGCAAAACTTCTTG GGTCCAAGTGGTGTAGAAGGAGAAATAAGAACCCTAAGAGGGAACTTAATAGGAAGTAATGGAGATGGAGGAAGAGAAGCAAGAGTATCAAGGTATAGAGAGAAAAGAAGAACACGTTTGTTTGCAAAGAAGATAAGATATGAAGTAAGGAAATTGAATGCAGAGAAGAGACCAAGAATGAAAGGTCGTTTTGTTAAGAGAACAACATGTTTTGCTGGAGGAGCAACTTCATTTCCAACTAATTATCACTGA